The genomic interval ACCGGGAAATCCAGTTCCAATTCCATCAATCCCACACCCTGGCAATACTTTGGAGATGTGTTCATGCACGCCCTGGTGCCCAGTGTCATTCTGGCGTTGCGCTCCATTTCCAGTGAAAGCCGGGTGCTGAGGGCACAACTGATGGAAGTGATGGGGCAGGACTACATGAGAACGGCGAAAGCCAAAGGCCTTGAATACCAGAAACTCATGTACAAGCATGCTTTCCGCAATGCTGTGCTGCCTATTGTGGCTGGTCTGGGTGGATTGCTGCCCGCTTTCCTCAGCGGTTCAGGGTTCATCGAAGTGGTTTTTGCCTGGCCCGGACTCACCCCTCTGCTGCTGCAGGCTGTTCAGGAGCAGGACATTTATGTGCTGATGTCCACCACTGCCCTGACCACCATCCTTTACATTGTCGGCAACATGCTGTCTGACATCCTGCTGGCCGCTGTGGACCCCCGCATCCGGTACAGTTGAGGTAAAATATGAGTCAAGTGATGCCCAACGTCCAGAAACCTTCCAAATCAACCACAGAGTCGCTCAGCCTCTGGCAGATTGCCTGGAAGCAGTTTCGCAAGCATCCCATGGCCCGCGCAGGCATGTGGATTCTGGCTCTGCTGTACGGTATTGCCCTCTTTGCGGGTTTTCTTGCCCCCTACTCTCCCACCGAATACGATTCAGGGCCCAACCGGGTGACCTGGGTTCCACCTGCCAAAATTCACTTTGTGGATGACTCTGGCAAATGGTCCCGGCCCTTCATTTACCCCCTGAAGCGTGAAACAGACCTGGAAACCTTCCGGGACATCTACACCGAAGACAAAACCCAGAAACAGGAAGTCCAGTTTCTTGTGCATCGGCCAGAAGCCAGCTACAAATTCCTGGGCCTGATCAAGAGCGACCTGCACCTGTTTGGTGTTCAGGGAGACCAGAAACTGTTCCTGTGGGGTTCGGACAACCTGGGACGTGACCAGTTCAGCCGCATCATGTATGGCTCAGTGATCAGCCTGACCATTGGGATTCTTGCCACCATCTTCTCGGTGGTGCTGGGCCTGATCATGGGGGGCATCGCAGGCTTCTTCGGAGGCTGGGTGGACACCATCATCATGCGTTTCGTCGAGGTGCTGGCGGCCATTCCTTCCCTGTTCTTGCTGTTCACCCTGCGTGCACTGTTTCCCATCGAG from Deinococcus roseus carries:
- a CDS encoding ABC transporter permease: MSQVMPNVQKPSKSTTESLSLWQIAWKQFRKHPMARAGMWILALLYGIALFAGFLAPYSPTEYDSGPNRVTWVPPAKIHFVDDSGKWSRPFIYPLKRETDLETFRDIYTEDKTQKQEVQFLVHRPEASYKFLGLIKSDLHLFGVQGDQKLFLWGSDNLGRDQFSRIMYGSVISLTIGILATIFSVVLGLIMGGIAGFFGGWVDTIIMRFVEVLAAIPSLFLLFTLRALFPIEMDPLFILYLIIAILAFVGWGGIARAVRSQLLRTREQEFVHAAVSLGASNTRIIGRHMLPDTLSYTIVVVSLLIPGFILEESGLSFLGIGVVEPYSSWGSLLKLAQDGGFESITGRPWTLIPGIFILLAITAWQFVGDGLRDAFDPRKRH